The following coding sequences are from one Epilithonimonas vandammei window:
- a CDS encoding lipoprotein signal peptidase: MKKIILITFIILLIDQFSKIYVKTHFFLGESINVFGLNWFKLTFVENPGMAYGLHFGGLWGKYTLIILRIVLAIGMVMLFKKWLKEGASNYLIIPMSMIFAGALGNVFDGIFYGIIFDSGTFYDAASGRWIDYAGVSKLVPMGQGYSDLMKGCVVDMLHFPLVDTTWPDWIPILGGNRIEFFKYIFNVADSSITLGALFLYIFRKKAFPNGLDF; the protein is encoded by the coding sequence ATGAAAAAAATTATCCTTATCACTTTTATTATCCTATTGATAGATCAGTTTTCCAAAATCTACGTCAAGACACATTTTTTCCTTGGTGAGAGCATCAATGTATTTGGACTGAACTGGTTTAAGCTAACCTTTGTAGAAAATCCAGGAATGGCTTATGGGCTGCATTTTGGCGGACTGTGGGGGAAATATACATTGATAATTCTTAGAATTGTTTTGGCAATCGGGATGGTTATGCTGTTCAAAAAATGGCTGAAGGAAGGAGCTTCCAATTACCTTATCATACCAATGTCTATGATTTTTGCAGGTGCACTAGGGAACGTCTTTGACGGGATTTTTTATGGTATCATTTTCGACAGCGGTACTTTTTATGACGCTGCATCCGGAAGATGGATAGATTATGCTGGTGTTTCCAAACTGGTTCCGATGGGACAAGGTTACTCCGACCTGATGAAAGGTTGTGTAGTAGATATGCTGCATTTTCCTTTGGTAGATACAACCTGGCCAGATTGGATTCCTATTTTGGGCGGCAACAGAATTGAGTTTTTCAAATATATTTTCAACGTTGCAGATAGTTCTATAACGCTTGGCGCATTGTTTTTATATATTTTCCGTAAAAAAGCCTTCCCCAACGGCTTGGATTTTTAA
- a CDS encoding DUF6576 domain-containing protein: MMFLVIILAVAVVMMYFVSRNQVVKNIFQKEEKYYTIDDAFNSKRKERQDEIDHLLSKIGENGLADLTEKERQRLDELSKK, from the coding sequence ATGATGTTTTTAGTTATTATTTTGGCCGTAGCTGTTGTTATGATGTACTTTGTCAGCAGAAATCAAGTTGTAAAAAACATATTCCAAAAGGAAGAAAAATATTACACCATTGATGATGCGTTTAATTCCAAAAGAAAAGAACGGCAAGACGAAATTGATCATTTACTTAGTAAAATAGGCGAAAACGGACTTGCTGACCTCACAGAAAAAGAACGACAAAGACTGGATGAGTTATCTAAGAAATGA
- a CDS encoding DUF2683 family protein: MESIIVHPKNSMELTALKSVLKEMGIEFEKFHTRNHFHNQKTVKKINDRNEKKSPKPNKPKGL, from the coding sequence ATGGAATCTATCATTGTACATCCGAAAAACTCCATGGAACTAACAGCACTGAAAAGTGTACTGAAGGAAATGGGCATCGAGTTTGAAAAATTTCACACCAGAAATCACTTTCATAACCAGAAAACTGTTAAAAAAATCAACGACAGAAACGAGAAAAAATCCCCAAAACCTAATAAACCTAAAGGATTGTAA
- a CDS encoding TraR/DksA family transcriptional regulator, with amino-acid sequence MADEKLRYSDAELQEFKKLIQDKIAKAENDLGLIKENFINNQNNGTDDTSPTFKAFEEGAETLSKEQNAILASRQEKFLRDLKHALIRIENKTYGVCRVTGKLIPKERLQAVPHATLSIEAKNMQR; translated from the coding sequence ATGGCAGACGAAAAACTAAGATATAGTGACGCTGAACTTCAGGAATTTAAAAAATTAATTCAGGATAAAATTGCAAAAGCAGAGAATGATCTCGGCCTGATTAAAGAGAATTTTATCAATAATCAGAATAACGGAACGGATGACACATCCCCTACGTTCAAAGCTTTTGAGGAGGGTGCGGAAACGCTGAGCAAGGAGCAAAATGCCATACTGGCGTCTAGACAAGAAAAGTTTTTGCGCGATCTAAAACATGCACTGATCCGTATTGAAAATAAAACTTACGGTGTTTGCAGAGTTACGGGAAAATTAATCCCTAAAGAACGATTGCAAGCCGTGCCGCACGCTACACTAAGCATTGAAGCGAAAAATATGCAGAGATAA
- the ileS gene encoding isoleucine--tRNA ligase: MNKFAEYTNLNLTETAKTIAEFWKNNDTFKKSVEIRQGQPEFVFYEGPPSANGMPGIHHVMARAIKDIFCRYQTQNGKQVFRKAGWDTHGLPVELGVEKELGITKEDIGKKISIEEYNEACRNAVMRYTDVWNDMTEKIGYWVDMENPYITYKPKYMESVWWLLKQIYNKGLIYKGYTIQPYSPKAGTGLSSHEVNQPGAYRDVTDTTVVAQFKTLPETLPSFLQGFGDVHFLAWTTTPWTLPSNTALTVGPKIDYVLVKTFNQYTFEPINIVLAKPLVGKQFGKKYVEGSDEDFANYTSEKKTIPYQILAEFKGADLVGIKYEQLLDYATPYQNPENAFRVIAGDFVTTEDGTGIVHTAPTFGADDAKVAKEASPEVPPMLVLDDNGNPVPLVDLQGRFLSVVNDEIYGFANEYVKSEYLNDEEKATEFNIQKENLKSIITDLKAYLSVDERIALKLRKENKAFKVEKYVHSYPHSWRTDEPLLYYPLDSWFIKVTEVKDRMFDLNETINWKPKSTGEGRFGNWLKNANDWNLSRSRYWGIPLPIWRTEDKKEEVIIGSIEELYNAIEKSIEAGFQKENPFKDFEIGNMSEENYAKVDLHKNIVDQITLVSESGKPMKRESDLIDVWFDSGAMPYAQLHYPFENKELIDNNKAFPADFIAEGVDQTRGWFYTLHAIATTVFDSVAYKNVMSNGLVLDKNGVKMSKSKGNTIDPFETISTYGPDATRWYMISNANPWENLKFDIEGIDEVRRKFFGTLYNTYSFFALYANVDGFNYAEKQVEDRPEIDRWILSELNLLIKDVKALYEDYEPTRVAREISTFVNDNLSNWYVRLCRRRFWKGDYSDDKISAYQTLYTCLETVAKLSAPIAPFFMDQLFQDLNKVTGKDSVNSIHLTDFPVADESLIDTDLVEKTHLAQTITSMVFSLRKKENVKVRQPLQKVLIPVLDKKTEEQILAVAELIKQEVNVKELQLINAEEASHLIIKQIKPNFKTLGARLGKDMKTVAGAISSFTTEQIADLEKTGKADVSGYEITVEDVEISTKDIPGWTVASEGKTTVALDLTLTEELKAEGIARELINRIQNLRKDKNFELTDRISIRLEESCPFKKEFINNQIYISSEVLSDKIEFVNSLSKFEEIEIDEVKFRIEIEKI; the protein is encoded by the coding sequence ATGAATAAGTTCGCAGAATACACAAACCTGAATCTTACCGAAACTGCCAAAACCATTGCAGAATTCTGGAAAAACAATGACACTTTCAAAAAATCCGTGGAAATCCGACAAGGACAACCGGAGTTTGTTTTTTATGAAGGACCACCTTCCGCCAACGGAATGCCGGGAATTCACCACGTAATGGCAAGAGCGATTAAGGATATTTTCTGCAGATACCAGACTCAAAATGGCAAGCAGGTCTTTAGAAAAGCAGGTTGGGACACGCACGGACTTCCTGTGGAACTGGGCGTTGAGAAAGAATTGGGTATTACCAAAGAAGACATCGGCAAAAAAATCAGCATCGAAGAATACAACGAAGCTTGTCGAAACGCCGTGATGCGCTACACCGATGTCTGGAACGATATGACCGAGAAAATTGGCTATTGGGTAGATATGGAAAATCCGTACATCACCTACAAACCAAAATATATGGAGTCGGTTTGGTGGCTATTGAAGCAGATTTATAATAAAGGTCTGATTTACAAAGGCTACACTATCCAGCCATATTCTCCGAAAGCGGGAACGGGATTATCTTCACACGAAGTGAATCAGCCCGGCGCCTACCGTGATGTCACCGACACGACTGTTGTCGCGCAATTCAAAACCTTGCCGGAAACTTTGCCGTCATTTTTACAAGGTTTTGGCGATGTTCATTTCTTGGCTTGGACGACAACGCCTTGGACTTTGCCATCAAACACGGCTTTGACTGTTGGGCCAAAAATCGATTATGTTTTAGTCAAGACTTTCAATCAATATACTTTTGAACCGATTAATATTGTTTTAGCAAAACCTTTAGTTGGAAAACAATTCGGAAAGAAATATGTAGAAGGAAGCGATGAAGATTTCGCCAATTATACTTCCGAGAAAAAAACTATTCCTTATCAGATTTTAGCAGAATTCAAAGGTGCTGATTTGGTTGGGATTAAATATGAGCAACTTTTAGATTACGCTACACCTTATCAAAATCCTGAGAACGCTTTCCGAGTGATTGCTGGAGATTTTGTAACGACGGAAGACGGAACGGGAATCGTACACACCGCGCCAACTTTTGGTGCAGATGATGCGAAAGTGGCAAAAGAAGCTTCGCCGGAAGTTCCGCCAATGCTGGTTTTGGATGATAACGGAAATCCAGTTCCTTTGGTAGATTTGCAAGGTCGATTCTTATCTGTTGTTAATGATGAAATCTATGGTTTTGCGAACGAATACGTGAAGTCTGAATATCTCAATGATGAAGAAAAAGCAACAGAATTCAATATTCAGAAAGAAAATTTAAAATCAATCATTACAGATTTAAAAGCCTATCTTTCTGTAGATGAGAGAATTGCACTTAAACTCAGAAAAGAAAACAAAGCCTTCAAAGTTGAAAAATATGTTCACAGCTATCCACATAGCTGGAGAACCGATGAGCCCTTGTTATATTACCCATTAGATTCTTGGTTCATCAAAGTAACTGAGGTAAAAGACAGAATGTTCGACTTGAACGAAACCATCAACTGGAAACCAAAATCCACAGGTGAAGGCCGTTTCGGGAATTGGCTGAAAAACGCCAACGACTGGAATCTTTCCCGCTCAAGATATTGGGGAATTCCGTTGCCAATCTGGAGAACTGAGGATAAGAAAGAGGAAGTAATCATTGGTTCTATAGAGGAATTATACAACGCAATAGAAAAATCAATTGAAGCCGGTTTCCAGAAAGAAAATCCGTTCAAAGATTTCGAAATTGGAAATATGTCCGAAGAAAACTACGCAAAAGTAGATCTTCACAAAAATATTGTCGATCAGATTACGCTGGTTTCCGAATCAGGAAAACCAATGAAGCGTGAAAGCGATCTGATAGATGTTTGGTTTGATTCCGGAGCGATGCCTTATGCGCAATTGCATTATCCGTTTGAAAACAAAGAGCTAATTGACAACAATAAAGCTTTCCCTGCAGATTTCATCGCAGAAGGCGTAGATCAGACGCGTGGCTGGTTTTATACGCTTCACGCCATTGCAACAACAGTTTTTGATTCTGTAGCTTATAAAAATGTAATGAGCAACGGACTTGTTTTGGACAAAAATGGCGTTAAAATGTCAAAATCCAAAGGCAATACTATTGATCCTTTTGAAACCATTTCCACTTACGGACCAGATGCGACACGCTGGTATATGATTTCCAATGCGAATCCTTGGGAAAACCTGAAATTTGACATTGAGGGTATTGATGAAGTGCGCAGAAAATTCTTCGGAACACTTTATAACACCTACTCTTTTTTCGCTTTATATGCCAATGTTGACGGATTTAATTATGCTGAAAAACAAGTTGAAGACAGACCGGAAATTGACCGTTGGATTTTATCTGAACTGAATCTTTTAATCAAAGACGTCAAAGCATTATACGAAGATTACGAACCCACGAGAGTGGCGAGAGAAATCAGCACTTTTGTGAATGACAATCTATCCAACTGGTACGTAAGACTTTGCAGACGACGTTTCTGGAAAGGCGATTACAGCGATGATAAAATCTCTGCCTACCAAACTTTATACACCTGTCTGGAAACGGTTGCAAAACTTTCTGCACCAATTGCACCATTCTTTATGGATCAGCTGTTCCAGGATTTGAATAAAGTGACCGGAAAAGATTCTGTAAATTCTATTCACCTGACAGATTTCCCTGTGGCAGATGAAAGTCTGATTGATACAGATTTGGTAGAAAAAACGCATTTGGCTCAAACCATCACAAGTATGGTTTTCTCTCTTAGAAAGAAGGAAAATGTGAAGGTTCGTCAGCCGCTTCAAAAAGTGTTGATTCCTGTCTTAGATAAGAAAACCGAAGAGCAGATTTTGGCAGTTGCAGAATTAATAAAACAAGAAGTGAATGTTAAAGAATTGCAGCTAATCAATGCGGAAGAAGCTTCTCATTTAATTATTAAACAAATTAAACCGAATTTCAAAACCTTAGGTGCGAGATTAGGAAAGGATATGAAAACTGTTGCCGGAGCAATTTCTAGTTTCACTACAGAACAAATTGCAGATCTTGAAAAAACAGGAAAAGCAGACGTTTCCGGTTACGAAATCACGGTTGAAGATGTAGAAATCTCCACCAAAGACATCCCAGGATGGACTGTGGCTAGCGAAGGCAAAACAACTGTGGCATTAGATTTGACACTGACGGAAGAGTTGAAAGCTGAAGGGATCGCAAGAGAATTGATAAACAGAATTCAGAATCTGAGAAAAGATAAAAATTTCGAATTAACAGACAGAATTTCTATCCGATTAGAAGAATCTTGCCCTTTCAAAAAAGAATTTATTAACAATCAAATATATATTTCGTCAGAAGTATTGTCGGATAAAATAGAATTTGTAAATTCACTTTCAAAATTTGAAGAAATAGAGATAGATGAAGTAAAATTCCGTATTGAAATTGAAAAAATATAA